The Streptomyces sp. NBC_01363 region CCGCTGGCCTGCAACGCCCACGTCCGGCAGATACAGGGCCTCGCCGTGGCCGGCTGGGCGCGCGGTCGCGGCGTCGCCAGGGCCCTGCTGCGGGCCGCCTTCGCGACCGCCCGCGGTGACGGGGCGAACCGGATGACCCTGCGGGTGCTCGGGCACAACGCGCCCGCGCGCGCCCTGTACGAGTCGGAGGGGTTCGTCGTCGAGGGCGTGCTGCCCGGTGAGTTCTTCCTGGACGGGCGTTACGTCGACGACGTACTCATGGGCCGCTCGCTCGCCCCGTGACCCCGGGGACTGTCCGGCGGATCGGTACGGACCGGCTCTCGCTCCCCGCTCAGCCCTTGAACAGCCGCATGCCGCCGATGAGTTCGTGCAGGCAGCGCACCGCCAGATCGGCGGGTGAGCCGGGCCCGGTCGGCGGCGCGTCCGTCGCCGCCCAGGCCTCCAGCGCGACACGTACCGCGTCCGTGGCGGCGGCCGCGGCGAGCCGGACCTCCAGCGGGTCCGCCCCGTCGCCCGCCAGCCGGGTCAGCACCGGCAGCAGCCGCTCCTCCGAATCCTGATTGACCCGGTACCAGACGGCACGCAGCGCCGCGTCGTCCGCCGCGGCCCGCAGCAGCCCGCGCGTCCAGCCGAGCTGCTCGGCGCCGTCCGCGCCCGGCGCCCGGAGCGCCTCGGTGACCGCCCGCTCCAGGATCCCGGCGAGCGGGTCCCCGGGCTCGGCCGCTTCCAGCAGTGCCCGCCAGCGCTCGGCGCCGCCGGAGAGCAGCGGACCCACCGCGTCCTGCTTGGAGCGGAAGTAGCGGTAGAAGGTGCGCAGTGCCACGCCCGCCCGGCCGGCGATGTCCTCCGCCGTGGTGCCGTCGGGGCCCCGCTCGGCGAAGAGCGAGGCCGCGGCGCGCGCGATGTCCAGCTGGGTCGCCGCCTTGCGGCGCTCGGTGAGGGACGGCTGAGTCGGCTCGGTGCTCATTCCCAGGAGATTACCCCGGCAGGGGAGAGGTGTGCGCGAAATGCCGTCATGGCAAAACGTGCCATCCAGGCGTACGGTGGACATCGATCGGGACGTCATCGGGGCGCCGCCGAAACGCTTCGGGACAGCAGTCG contains the following coding sequences:
- a CDS encoding TetR family transcriptional regulator, with product MSTEPTQPSLTERRKAATQLDIARAAASLFAERGPDGTTAEDIAGRAGVALRTFYRYFRSKQDAVGPLLSGGAERWRALLEAAEPGDPLAGILERAVTEALRAPGADGAEQLGWTRGLLRAAADDAALRAVWYRVNQDSEERLLPVLTRLAGDGADPLEVRLAAAAATDAVRVALEAWAATDAPPTGPGSPADLAVRCLHELIGGMRLFKG
- a CDS encoding GNAT family N-acetyltransferase, encoding MPENSTPPSCSVRPAALSDEAALGELDRATWSTLHAVMPRPQPPYPPFFDERHRPEDLLVAEARDDAGEPRPAGYIRLIPATPLACNAHVRQIQGLAVAGWARGRGVARALLRAAFATARGDGANRMTLRVLGHNAPARALYESEGFVVEGVLPGEFFLDGRYVDDVLMGRSLAP